In Lentibacillus amyloliquefaciens, one DNA window encodes the following:
- the atpG gene encoding ATP synthase F1 subunit gamma, with protein MASLRDIQKRIDSTSKTKQITKAMEMVSASKMSKAEENAKQFVPYSEKIQEVVASIAGSSMDAAHPMLEKRDVKKTGYFVITSDRGLAGAYNSSVLKKLNETIQKNHQSTDEYTIIVVGRVGYEFFRKRDMPVAKSILGMADQPDFNDIKELASETVQMFIDEEIDELTIYYNHYKSAISQIPTAKQLLPLTDMEEKASTSTSQYEYEPDQEQILKSLLPQYAESLIYGALLDGKASEHAARMTAMRSATDNANDLIDDLTLKYNRARQAAITQEITEIIGGVAALE; from the coding sequence TTGGCATCACTTAGAGATATTCAAAAACGGATTGATTCGACTTCCAAAACAAAACAGATTACCAAAGCAATGGAAATGGTCTCGGCTTCCAAAATGAGCAAAGCGGAAGAAAATGCTAAACAGTTCGTTCCCTATAGTGAAAAAATCCAGGAAGTTGTTGCCAGCATTGCAGGCAGTAGTATGGATGCTGCTCACCCGATGCTCGAAAAGCGCGATGTCAAGAAGACCGGCTATTTCGTCATCACGTCTGACCGCGGACTGGCAGGTGCTTATAACAGCAGTGTGCTTAAAAAACTGAATGAAACAATTCAGAAGAACCACCAGTCAACGGATGAATATACAATTATCGTCGTCGGTCGTGTCGGTTACGAATTCTTCAGGAAGCGTGACATGCCGGTTGCTAAGAGTATTTTGGGTATGGCGGATCAGCCGGACTTTAATGATATCAAAGAGCTTGCATCTGAAACGGTTCAGATGTTTATTGATGAAGAAATTGATGAATTGACGATTTATTATAACCATTATAAAAGCGCCATCTCCCAGATCCCAACGGCAAAACAACTATTGCCGCTGACCGATATGGAAGAGAAGGCAAGCACCAGCACGAGCCAATATGAGTACGAGCCGGATCAGGAGCAAATTCTAAAAAGTCTCTTGCCGCAATATGCTGAAAGCTTGATTTATGGTGCTTTGCTGGATGGCAAAGCAAGTGAACATGCAGCACGGATGACAGCAATGCGCAGTGCAACTGATAATGCTAACGATCTGATTGATGATTTGACATTGAAATACAATCGTGCCCGCCAAGCAGCTATCACACAGGAAATCACAGAAATCATTGGCGGTGTCGCAGCACTTGAATAG